The DNA region TCTTCTATATCTACTCAATCGTTGTCTTCACTCTTTCGTCTGAACTGCAACATACACACTTAACATATATAATTCACAGTCTGATGGTATCAAAATTGTGCACAATAAAGTGCTCTTGTTTTTGTCTTTTCTTGGATAAAAGCGGCTTCTAGTAAAAAGACAATGAAAACAGTGGAGCTGCGTGTGGCTGTAAAATTTGACCATTATCAAAGCCGGGATTTTACAGATTTTAACACATAAAAGGTGAAGTGAAGTTTTGTAGGTGATAAATTTAAtggaaatccaaacacacttaaTTATAAAAGTCTCTAGTTAGAGAAAAGGTCAATTCTATTGATAACACCAGTTTGGGTACGAGTTTATCTTTAAAATGCACTAAATAAGTTCTAATTAATCATCCAAACGGGTAGGTAGTATTAATCTAAAGCTCTGTTAAATAACTAATTTTCCCTCATAGAAATTAATTAACTAAACTAGTAGCTTCTAACTACCCACTAACtaattacattatttattaactCTAACACCGTACCCCTCAAGTTGGGAGGTAAAGATTATGGAAACTCTCTCAAGTTGGTTCTACATAATTTATAGTAAGCTTAAAAAAACAACATGATAAAAACATTTAGAAATTAATTTGTGGCACTAACAATATCCTTATTCCCTTTCGCGGATCTTAAGAGTAAGAGCAAAACTATTTATGACAACCTCTATTAGGGATTGCAATTTCCACCTGAAGATGAAGTTTTTTGTGTGAGGAGGATTTCCCCGTTTGGGACCCCGACCTTGGGGAATATTTCTCTGTGAGGAAGAGGATGAGAACCCCTTGATAATGTTTTTTGCAAATTAGATTACGGAAGCGTGTACAGTGAACTAGAGTAGACACCGTGGTAAGCCTTTATGTTTCATATTTCTGATTTGCGGGAAGATGAAAACTCGTACCTAACGAGATAAAACCCAGAACTAGCGAGGAGAATGAGGAGAAAATGTCCCGAACTCTTCTCAATCTCCAGTTATGAGGAAGATAAGGAGGAGGATGGAAAGAGGTGAGGAGAACAAGGGAGATTGTGGGGGAAGAATATGGTGAATGAGTTGAAAGATATTAGAATTAGGTAGGCCTAACTCAATCCAAAAACTAGCTCAAAAGTTTAGGTTTGCACTATCCTTATAAAActtatctatgctctatctctagtcaatgtgagacttctaacaaaaGATTGTGGAGTTGGGAAGAGGGATGGTGGAAAAGTATGATAGAGATAATTTTGGGAAAATAGAAAAGGGGATAGTATTGAAATGTTAAGAGGTGGCATGAATAGCTTTAGGCTAGGAGTAATATGAGAATTTCACCCAAAATGGGTAGTGCGAAGAGAAATCTACTTGGTACACATAGTAGTTCTCTTTTATGTTTAAGGATGATTCATATTATTACATAAGATTTAGTAGTTCTTTGTAAGGCACATTTAGTTGTTTTAATTTAGAATCAGAGAagtaaaaaaagaaatatacCTAGGTGATAGGCTGATAGCATTACATACTAAGCATGTTGTTGAAAGCAGATTGTGTAACCTTCAGTTAATTTATAGAAGAAGATAATAACTTAACTTACATAAATTAACAAACACACAAAACTTCAAACTATGGAAGAAAATAATAgacaaaaaaatcatcaaaCCGACTCTTTTAATTAATGATGTGATGCAAGTAGACAGTAGTGGTCCTTCAGAATTGTCCAAGTCCTCGTATGCCACTCCCTATGGACCACTTGGGTAGTTGGGCTAATGTGAAGGGTAGAGTGAGTAGAGTAAATTCATTTTAGCAAAGctttaattacatttttttgtcCCTATATGTTTGAGAATGTGTGCTTTTCATTTCTGTAGTTTCAATTGCCATTCATTTATTAAATAGTATGTActgtaaatattaaattttattacaTTACAACATCTGGAAATCTAAAAAGAGTTAAAAACAAAACAGAGTAACTGATAGAGTGGTGAAACTGAAAGAGCTCAATGTCTCAGTAATCAGTAATGGGGGACAACCCCTGCAACTAGGAGAAGATGAGGCCAAGAAGGACTAGTTTCACATGAAAGAAGGACTCGATGGGGCCATGAGTGGTGTGACATAAGGATCAATTGGGGATGGAAAATAGGTTCATAATGTCTATTTAAATTTGAACAGGATTAAATCGTTTTTCTTATAACTAATTTTCAAACTTCATTACATTTTAAGGGTATTGAGTTTTTTAAATATTGCATTGTTTTAAGTTCATTGTTACAACATTGTAAAAATAAATATGTTACCCAAATCAACATAAAACatttatgcaaaacatatttaGACTATTGTTATCAAACTCTTAAAGAATTTAATATGTACACATCACTGTTAAAATTCTTTACATCAACATCTAACATAACATGCTCAGAAACAGGTGTATACCTTTTCTGTAATATATTAGTAGAATGAATTTAGAGCAACCATGTATAAATGATCTTAAATGGCAAAACCTTCCATAATAGACTGTTAAAGAATCAAATGAATAAACGAATGAATTGAATTGATTTGACTTTGTACATCTCCAGTTGAACTCTATCGCTACATCTCAACTACATTTTACAAATTCGCAATCTTAAGATGGATTAATGAAAATCATGGTGGGAAGTTGCTTCTATGCCACAATTTTGGCTCGTCATGGTTTTCTACCGGGTATCGAAACATGCACTAAGCACCAAAACCATGAGCCGCAGTAGTTTCCAAGTTCACCACTTTGATCTCAATTTCTCTGTCCTAGTATCTTGTGAATGCTTCTGTACTACCACTTTGTAGATTCCAAAAGCAAAGGAACACCCTACAATTAACAACCTCTACTTAATTAAAACTCCATCTTTTTTGGCTGAACTTTAGTACTTTGTCTATTAACCAACTCATCTAAAGCTTCTTTCATCCAAGCATATGGGCATATTTCTTTTGCTTCAGCCACAGTAATCTGCATGATGCAAATCAATGAAACTTTAGGACACCAAACAAATATGTTAATTAAGAAATTTGCAATTGGGAAGTTGAATTGACTGGTGAATACACTGAATAGAGGCTATGTAGTTaacttacccattttcttcttcttgtgttCATCTCAGGCCAGTTATCCAACTCCTTGCTAACAAGCAAAGGGAACATGTATCCCTCATGTACTGTGGGTTGGCGTTTGCTTTTGTAATACCATTTACCCAATTTACTCTGCAAGAGAAAGCAACCAAAGTACACAAGGTAAGAATTCATTCAAAGGACTAATCAATTTTGGAAAGGAATTAAATCTTAAAAAAGTGGTTCTAGATACTCACTTCAACACTGCCAACAACCCCAGCTTCCTCAATGGTTTCCCTTAAAGCAGCCTGCTCCATGGATTCATCAGATTCCCAACCAccctgaaaaaagaaaaaaaaatcaggaacatgacaaaaaaaaagtgaaattgtaCCAAAATTCAACATCAATTGCCATAACAGTCACAAGTTGTGGAGAGGAAACAATACCTTTGGGAACTGCATTCCATGACCCTTTTGAGCACTAATCACAAGAACCTCTATTTCCTTGTCCTGTGTTTCATTTCTCTTGTATCTGTAGGGAATGCATCTGTTCATTTCCAAAATCACAATAACCAAGTTAGATTAATAATCAAACCCACAAAATATCCAAaccacaaaaaaaataaaaaataaaaaataaaaaataaaaaatccttcCAATGATTCCATGATAGAATCAAAAGGAAACCCTTTTAACCCATTTAGAGAAAACCCAATTGAGAAAACCTTGTAAAGTTCAAAACTTTTCCATCATCATCAATTCCAGACATTAAAATTCCAACTTCAATTAACATGAAATAAGAAACCCCAGAACAGGAAAATCacaaaggagaaaaagaaaCGCACCCTACAACAAGACGACAGCCTTTGTCATAACGCTGCAAATGCCTGCCAGTACGTGGAGAAACCAAGCTAATAACATTCTCCAACTGCTTAGGGAACAAATCCTTGGTAACTTTCTTATTAGAGAAAAACAAAGGGTAGAAGAATTTAAAGGCCAAATTTCTAGAAAGCAAGAGACCCATAACGCTTTTAataattgttgttgttgttacagAGATGATGAATGATTGAagaggagaagagagaagaagatgaagaagattagaggaaatgaagaagggacatgaatgaatgaatgattgGTGTTGGAGAAATGAAGAGAGGAGAGAGGATATATATCTACCTGTCTGTGCGTGGAAAGAGCATGTGTTGAGCGCGTGGTGGTTATTACTATTGCGTTCAAACACATAACGACATGGACCAGTGCGTTTCCTCTCACGCGCATTAATATTTGAAAaacgtttttattttttattttgaaaaatatggGCCAGCTAGTTGTAAATTGTAATTTTGGGTTCTCCTATTATGCACCACTACATCACTTACTTTGACCGGCTATAGCAGgtcaataaattattattttttttaaaaaaatatcattaaaatttttttatatattaaatttgtttaaaaaagatgtgttgacctgttataccaggttaaaaaaagtggtgtaaaattacatcaCTCTAAAATGGTAGGGGTCACTTGTAATTTCTTATCATCTCATATACTCctacttttttttatacatataCACTCCtagttagagcatctccaatgtaaggttcttacttcttattttggagttaagaactaagaactttaccattggaggtgctgacatgaacttcttagttcttaaaaataagaactcagttcttatataaggagtttgttttttgagttcttagcttaaaatattaattatttctctctcatataAATCACtctattactttatgagttttgttttattacattatgaaaataaaaagtataaataatgtggttggtgggaccaaataaATAGTGGTAAGAAATAAGAACTGATGGTTGGATCAAAATTGATTGAGAGTTtcttaaacacatgtgacaatacgggcccacatgaatagtgctaagaactaagaaataagaactagcattggagatgctctctcCAATGCTAGTTATTAGAGGTGAGTTCTTAAGCTAAGAGCTAAGAGCATCTCAAATGCTAGGTTCTTAAATCTTAACAATATTCATGTGGTTTCGCACTGCCAAACTCTTTGTAGATTTTGCTCAAACTATGAGTTATTAGTTCTCAACTTTATTCATCTGGtctcacaataccattatattagtaatattttttattttcatataatttaaatttaaatttaaatgcaaaaccgatacttaaattaaattatttgattaatgagagaaagaaaattaattgcttatgctaagaactcaaaaagtaaaattccttatataagagcatcttcaatgctaggttcttagttcttagcactattcgtGTGGACTCATgctgccacatgtgtttaagcaactttttgcagattttgctccaactatgagttcttagttcATAGTTCTAAggactattcatttggtctctcacaatatcattatagtagtaatattttttttattttcatataattttgatttcaatttaaatgctaattcaatacttaaattcaATCATTTGATGaacgagagagaaaaaaattaattttttatgttaagaactcaaaaagtaaaactagctagttcttatttttaagaactaaaaattTCATTTCAGCCTCAttcaatggttaagaactcaattattagttcttagctcagaaataagaattaagaactatgcattggagatgctctaagaactaGTTtttaagaactagttcttatttttaagaactaagaactccacgccAGCTCCCTCCAagggttaagaactcagttctcaATTCTTAGctcagaaataagaactaagaactttgtATTGGAGATGTTCTAAAAATCACGTTCTTAAGCATTGGAGATATGGTTAACATGaaattcttaattcttaaaaataagaattagtTCTTATATGaacaactttgctttatgagttcttagcataatttttttctctcatcgAATTGCTTTATTACTTTCTGAGTTCTATTTTAttgctttatgaaaataaaaagtataaataatgtggtgtgGTTGGACaaaatgaatagtgctaagaactcaaagttAAGAAGTTGTGGTTAgagtaaaatatgaaaaaattacttaagagttgcttaaacatataTGACAGTACAGACCCACACGAATAATACTTAATAACTAGCATTTGATTTGAGATGCTCTTAAtacttatgttattattattagaaTTTAATGAAAATACACCGTcagtataaatattttttacataTGCATCCAATGATGGGTtgtcaaatcagaaaataaactttaaatttaattataataaaatgaaaCATTAATGTTTTTGAATACGTGGCATCCAATGATTGAACGTCTATGTAAAAACactttacactgacagtgcacaaccattaaactcttattattattattgttgtgcaagttttatttgaatcttatcaaataaaaaGTAGGTTTACAGAATTTAAAATGTTCTTTATTAAAATTCATATAATAATAAGGGTTTAATAACTATGCATCAATGATCAACTTAGTCGTCCAATTAAAATTTCTCAATCTATTGTGTTATAATTacatttcaatttaaatttaaaacaattaaattgaaaaaatagaaaaatgtaATAGAATGtgtgtgtaaaactttttactgtGTTAGTGGTTATAAATTAGATCCTAACCATTAACATGTCAAAAAACTTAGTGTGTTAAATAATATATCCATTATTCTAACctatgataaaaatataaagtaattttttaaaataatttattcatttaaattttttatattgaaaagatttaattattatttatctctCCATTTTAGGAGTACAACATTTACCATTTCTATATTTAACTTTTTATACTCACttccttccttttctttctttgctCTAGTATAAACAAAACTTTTATACTTACAATATTACcatttttctattatattttcattttcatttactTAAAAGGACTaataaattatttcattgtacaaggaaattaaaataaaatttatacaaAAATTAGTATGTCAATTACATTCTTAATTTAAATGTAATGAAATTTTTTGTTCTATAGCTAGAAAAATTCACATCATAATAAAATTAGCTCTCCAAATATGTTTTTCATACACAATACACAAATCTTACACACCTTAATTAGTTAAGATGAATTATATATGTATCCTATCAACCAAATATTAATCACCAGTTGgttaatatataatatagtataaattcttttcaataattttttttaattacttatATTTTTATTCTATGCAGTGTTGTGTGGGTTAGAAAAACTTGAACTTCAATTCTATTTTTATTCCATGCAGTGTTGTGCGGGTTAGAAAAACCTTTTTTTGGTAAGAGGTTAGAAAAATCTTTTAACTTGCCGACGATAAAATGCAAAAATAAGTATAACAATACATGCACGATTGTATAGAGGCGTTTATTATAAGTTTTAGGAAATGATTCTCACAAATTTTATCCTCAAGGAATATCATGATATGATGGGGATGTCATTCTaatgcattttttaaaaaaaattaatgaaaaaatttaattcaattcTCAGGTGTGTATTTaacgtttatttaattgaaattttttaaaatataaaattagaagtaaaaaagtaaaattagTTCCAAAGTggtgaaatttaattaaatgattGTATATACAAAATTTACACGGATAATTCGTAAAACTTTAATACTattgaaataatattttatcaGGAATTCAGTTTTGCAATTTTTGCATTGTGTTGCAACTTTAATTCGTAAAACTTTAATACTTTGTAAATGACTTTTAATTAAGTAAAATAATCATAAGTAAATTATTATTGTCTACCGtactttattttaatataattcttaactattgcttataaaaaaaaccattgTCTTCGGTGCATTTGATAATAGCTCTATGCCTCTACCCGTGAACATTATCAATATTCATCAACATCCATATCAAGGAAATGCTCGTGTGATTAACTGATAAAGAGTACAATGCAGTACAATTATTTTCTATAATTAACTCATTGGTTAGCCACAACAATAAATTTTTCAGCCTACTTACCAATAATATATATGACCATTTGATCAACTGATTAGTACTTAGAAAACATTTACTAAGAGAAAAGTCACAAATTGACGGCAACACATAACATTAATGACAAAATGGAACTTTCCCTTTGCACTAGAATATTAAGAAAGTCTTTcctatttaaaaagaaaattattaagACGAAAGTGGTGTAGAAAGACATAGAGAGAGGAGCGTGTCTTGATAGCATCCACGTATCAAAGGAGCGTGTCTAGATAGCCTCCACGTATTAGAACAAAGTTCGATCGGGTCATTATTTATGCAAGTCACCATTTCTTACATAAATAATTTTTGTAAAGAACAGCACTCATAACATTTTTAGAGTAATGACATTAATGACATTAATGACATTAAAAAAACATCCTTAGAGTAATAAAGATTCATACCttcttatcaaaaaaaaatcatacctTCACTCATTTTTaccttattttttatataatttgtcTCTTTTTTATTATTGGGACTCCACTTTTTTCCACCTAATATGAGGTGTGgaaaaaacaatatttaacTTCTTCAACACGATTTCATTAGttggttaatttttttgtaaattttatatttttaataaatcctacttaaattttaatgaattaaTAAGAAAATGTTGAATATAATGTTTAAAAGAAGTGTTGTTAGCCttttaaaaaaacacaaactTCATTAAGAAGAAACAATGTACACACAAGTTCTTACATCAGGCAATGACTAAGAAATGACTTTCAAATGAGGCTCTTCTAGCTACATAAAATTTCCAAAAGTAAATTAAAGGAACATCCAACTAAATTGATTTCTATTTGTTTTAGATGTCGTGCGGTTTAAAAAGATCCCATTCGCATGTCGTTGCTTTCAATTTTAAATGAGGACCTTTTCTAATATTGCAGACGTTAAGACTTGTTGGCTATGCTTGTGGGATTTTATAAAGAATTTTGGAGGGTTTACCGAAGAAGCTGAATTTTTTGTCAACTTTTTACAGGCTTAAATATTGTACTCATGTTAAGAAATGTTATTTCTCaactttattaaaaaataatcaacTTACCAGGTTtgtgataaaaacaaaaaaaaaatcacaacgaTCACGAACAACTAAATATGAGTTGCCCGTGAAGGCTCGATCATAAcataattaaatgaaaaattaacatAACATCAACATAAGTTACAAACAAAATTATAACAAGGGAAATTGCAATGAATAATAACAAATGTACACAAAATTATTTTGTTGATATTTGTTATGATTAATGTGAATATTTGTTTGATTGATTGAGGGTTAGGTCGTTTTCAAGCATAGCTGCGAAAATGGAGTGGATAGAAAAACTCGGAGTTGAAAAGACTCCAACCAGATGGACACGGTTATAGGTGGGGGAATAAAGTTAAAAGCTATATATGTCTTTAATTAGAATCCAACTTGACCCACACCACACCCACACGTACATTGTTCTTTTGTTTCTCAAATATCTGCAACTCTACAATGATGTGGGGAGTTTCTTCGAATATTAAAATATGTCATctattttattctgaaaaattcATATAAATATTCATGAGTCCACTGATTGTGTTTTCCTAGTAGTTTCTAAGGTAAACAACAAACTCATAGACCCAGAATAAGTACCGCACACAAGTTGGCTTTAAAAAGATGGGTGAATTTTCCGAATTAAGACAGTGATGAGAGAATTTATTAGGTCATTCTCCATGGTCATCATATTCATTTTTTTGTCATAGACTGTAAATTTATTTGGATATTTCCTTTGATTAAGACAAGGATGatggaaaatattaaaaaaatgtacTATAACTTTGGAGTTTGAGGTATTCCAGATTTTACCTTTTTTAACAagattgtctaaatgactcatgataaagtttgagttAGATAACCAATCATATAATCACattagagataaatgagttggaaataaattaataaataaaatatagaaatttcaactcacttatctccaatgtgattggatgatgagttatttaaccctaACTTTATCATGGCTCATTTAGACACCCCTTTTTTAACATATGCAAGAAAGAAAAACCAAACAATAAAACTAATCtttatataagtttttttttacgtAAATCATATAATGTTTCAACTTTTAatattgtaaccaaaaaaaatctaTGGCATTATGATACAAAGACGCAATTAAATTAGAGGGAGGGTACCTCCGAATTTGTCGTTGCATTCGATCTTGAGAAGCTTGTCGTGTGCCAACATATATTATTTGTCGTGCGGTTTTGCTCTTTGGGAGCATGGATAAGAGAAACGTTTCAGTCCCAATCCATCATTGCTCTAACTCGTGCAATTGTATCGCTATCCTAGAATGTGGAGACATTGAAGAACCTCCATCACGCTTGCACAATTAGAAGCACAAACTATCCTTTCGTAGCCAAGATCGTAGCCGTGTTGCAGCCAGAACTCCACTGCAAAGACTTCGGCTGAAGACACATTGCCATATGTCCAAAGCTCAATGTGATCCATGAAACCCAGACCTCGGTCCGATTTCACAAGACAACGCTACACCCCATTCTCATCACCAACGGGTTCCAGCttccatcaacaacaacaacatgcaGCTCACGAGCCAAAGACGTAGAAACAGGGGCCAACACGCGACCACGACAGAAACAAGTGCGTAGTTCTTATTTTTCCATTATTATCctgtaaattttattaattgagTAACAATGTAGTACTTGAGTAAAAATCTATTGTCCTATTTTTGAGCTTAGTCTCTTCCTTCTTTATTAATAttgtatataatatatatatatatatatatatatatatatatatttaaacttccaaaaaaaaatacttgagcAAAATTTCTTCTCGATTGAAATAACCTTTAATTTGTCATACAGTATCTCTCTATAAAACTGTTTACAAACAACTTTTTTTTACGGCAAAACAAACTTTATTTCATGGAAAAGagtaattttatttcattacaatttcTTTAATAATTCAAGTTTTACATTTATATATGTGCATATTAACTACTATTAATGTTATTAGTCTTACTTTGTTTGTAAGCATTATATAGTTTTATGTCATTTTAACTTTTATCAGggtgagttcaaaaaaaaaaacttttatcaGGGTAAATCGATATCCTATGGATTTTTAATGATACATTGGTGTTTCCACTAATTACGTATATCTTGGGGTGTTTGTTCTATTCTATGCATGTTTCTGGAAACTCAACTTAATTATTTCCACGATGGATTGGAATTGATTGTGATTGATGATGTGCAAGTAAACAACTCCCACTAACTTGTACAGAAAAAGAATTGATTTTAAGTAAATGTGTAAAGTTTGTTCAAATATGCTAATTAAGTTCTTtggtttatttttatcttaatgttaaaagaaaaagaaaacagctTATATGAGGAAGTACGTAATTTCATGGCAATGAAAGTGTGGGAtgtctttctttcttttatgttttggatgttgatgggtttgggtttcgtgGATCCTACTCATCACTCTACTTAAGCcaacattttctttctctttaaaACTACTTTCTATTTCTATCAGTATAAATTAAAGAATCATTTAGTGTACGTGTCCTATACATTTATTTTACATATAACATATACAGAGTCAGGTTAGAATTGACATAATAAACGTACTCATGAGGCTATTTTTCTTAACAAAATATACACAAAACTTAA from Lotus japonicus ecotype B-129 chromosome 2, LjGifu_v1.2 includes:
- the LOC130738747 gene encoding nudix hydrolase 18, mitochondrial-like; this translates as MGLLLSRNLAFKFFYPLFFSNKKVTKDLFPKQLENVISLVSPRTGRHLQRYDKGCRLVVGCIPYRYKRNETQDKEIEVLVISAQKGHGMQFPKGGWESDESMEQAALRETIEEAGVVGSVESKLGKWYYKSKRQPTVHEGYMFPLLVSKELDNWPEMNTRRRKWITVAEAKEICPYAWMKEALDELVNRQSTKVQPKKMEF